From a single Azospirillaceae bacterium genomic region:
- a CDS encoding 4Fe-4S binding protein, giving the protein MLIAILALLLAFWGLPGGPARAAESHLATYLPLATPAELVPGSDHFGAPQGPLPVVPALAGDKVVGYVYLNSDVVNATGYSGRPISILVGIGPDARITGAKLVDHHEPIVLVGIPVAKIEHFINGYVGRSAADMMADTGGKPPVDIVSGATVTVMVIGDTITRSAIKVAHTLGLGGLTAGTDDGAAKAAARPTVNRDLAGEADWTTLTGDGSVRRLLLPVAQVNQAFIEAGGPGAAARPEPGPDDDTFIDLYATVATLPVVGRSLLGQDGYDRLGQRLKPGQQAVIIAGTGRYSFKGSGYVRGGIFDRIELIQGENTIRFRDSNHTRLGSLAGGAPDFPDIGLFTIPDGSTFDAAQPWRLRLLIQRQVGSLDKAFITVDLDYTPPQKYLTLPPAPAPAAAPTAAPSAAGAKLWQRMWDGDRLDLALLALLLAAVTAIFFFQHELVRRPALYDRVRLAILVASLFWLGWWKHAQLSVVNVLTFVNALRTDFSWDYFLMEPLLFVLWFAVAAALLFWGRGAFCGWLCPFGALQELTNRVARRLKVKQVKVPFSVHQRLWPLKYILFLILFGLSLSELSMAERLAEVEPFKTAIVLVFWRSWPFVLFAVALLAANLFIERFFCRYLCPLGAALAIPARLRMFDWLRRYRECGNPCQRCGNECPVQAIHPEGDINPNECIQCLHCQLLYHHDQMCPVMIQRRLKRDRQNGLAPPTTLPPRPEATPRA; this is encoded by the coding sequence GTGCTGATCGCGATATTGGCACTCTTGCTAGCGTTCTGGGGATTGCCGGGCGGCCCCGCACGGGCGGCGGAAAGTCACCTTGCCACCTACCTGCCCTTGGCGACACCAGCCGAACTGGTGCCGGGTTCCGACCATTTCGGGGCGCCGCAAGGCCCCCTGCCGGTGGTGCCGGCGCTGGCCGGCGACAAGGTGGTGGGCTACGTCTACCTCAACAGCGACGTGGTCAACGCCACCGGCTATTCCGGCCGCCCCATCTCCATCCTGGTGGGCATCGGGCCCGACGCCCGCATCACCGGCGCCAAGCTGGTGGACCATCATGAACCCATCGTGCTGGTGGGCATACCGGTCGCCAAGATCGAGCATTTCATCAACGGTTATGTCGGCCGCAGTGCCGCGGACATGATGGCCGACACGGGCGGAAAACCGCCGGTGGACATCGTCAGCGGCGCCACCGTGACCGTCATGGTCATCGGCGACACCATCACGCGGTCCGCCATCAAGGTGGCGCACACCCTGGGCCTGGGCGGGCTGACGGCCGGCACGGATGATGGCGCCGCCAAGGCGGCGGCGCGGCCGACCGTGAACCGCGACCTGGCGGGCGAGGCCGACTGGACCACCCTGACGGGCGACGGGTCGGTGCGCCGCCTGCTGCTGCCCGTGGCCCAGGTGAACCAGGCCTTCATCGAGGCCGGCGGCCCCGGTGCCGCGGCACGGCCGGAACCGGGGCCCGACGACGACACCTTCATCGACCTGTACGCCACCGTCGCCACCCTGCCGGTGGTGGGGCGCAGCCTGCTGGGCCAGGACGGCTATGACCGGCTGGGCCAGCGGCTGAAGCCGGGGCAGCAGGCCGTCATCATCGCCGGCACCGGCCGCTATTCCTTCAAGGGGTCGGGTTATGTGCGCGGCGGCATCTTCGACCGCATCGAACTGATCCAGGGTGAGAACACCATCCGCTTCCGCGACAGCAACCACACCCGGCTGGGGTCGCTGGCGGGCGGGGCGCCGGACTTCCCCGACATCGGCCTGTTCACCATCCCCGACGGCAGCACGTTCGATGCCGCCCAGCCCTGGCGCCTGCGCCTGCTGATCCAGCGGCAGGTGGGCAGCCTGGACAAGGCGTTCATCACCGTCGACCTGGATTACACCCCGCCGCAGAAATACCTGACCCTGCCGCCGGCGCCCGCCCCTGCGGCGGCGCCCACGGCGGCCCCCTCCGCCGCCGGCGCCAAGCTTTGGCAGCGCATGTGGGACGGCGACCGGCTGGACCTGGCGCTGCTGGCCCTGCTGCTGGCCGCCGTCACCGCAATCTTCTTCTTCCAGCACGAACTGGTGCGCCGGCCGGCGCTGTACGACAGGGTGCGGCTGGCGATCCTGGTCGCTTCCCTGTTCTGGCTGGGGTGGTGGAAGCACGCGCAGCTGTCGGTCGTGAACGTCCTGACCTTCGTGAACGCGCTGCGCACCGACTTCAGCTGGGACTATTTCCTGATGGAGCCGCTGCTGTTCGTGCTGTGGTTCGCCGTGGCCGCCGCCCTGCTGTTCTGGGGCCGGGGGGCGTTCTGCGGCTGGCTGTGCCCCTTCGGCGCGCTGCAGGAACTGACCAACCGCGTGGCCCGGCGCCTCAAGGTCAAACAGGTCAAGGTGCCGTTCAGCGTGCACCAGCGCCTGTGGCCCCTGAAATACATCCTCTTCCTGATCCTGTTCGGCCTGTCTTTAAGCGAACTGTCCATGGCCGAGCGCCTGGCGGAGGTGGAGCCGTTCAAGACCGCCATCGTCCTGGTGTTCTGGCGGTCCTGGCCCTTCGTCCTGTTCGCCGTGGCCCTGCTGGCCGCCAACCTGTTCATCGAACGCTTCTTCTGCCGCTATCTCTGCCCGCTGGGGGCGGCGTTGGCCATCCCGGCGCGCCTGCGCATGTTCGACTGGCTGCGGCGCTACCGCGAATGCGGCAACCCCTGCCAGCGCTGCGGCAACGAATGCCCGGTCCAGGCCATCCATCCGGAGGGGGACATCAACCCCAACGAATGCATCCAGTGCCTGCACTGCCAGCTGCTCTACCACCACGACCAGATGTGCCCGGTCATGATCCAGCGCCGCCTGAAGCGCGACCGGCAGAACGGCCTGGCACCCCCCACCACGCTTCCCCCCCGCCCCGAGGCCACGCCCCGGGCCTGA
- a CDS encoding glycosyltransferase: MNAAKKQRELMTTTLFPTSMATVEQPRPLGDRVAILTRTKNRPILLARALASILSQTHQNWHLYLVNDGGETDAVNELVDTYRTSFAGRLTLIHHDRSLGMEAASNAGLGVAEGDFIVVHDDDDSWHPDFLETTTTFLNAPANTRYAAVLTNCEVIVERIEDDRVLEEERRPWGHWQPHVDLTYLLTRNSSPPICLLIRKSVADLIGPYNAALPVLGDWDYTLRILMVGDIATINEPLAYYHHRFKTDADFYGNSVHAGLDQHQLYDVLYRNSLVRPLLQKEPGHIGLLHVLLRQADDRQAQLSQLFNRNADWSHNRHVDLQQMLNRNAEWSHNRYADLRQVLDRNADWSHNRHIDLQNRIVQLESQAEELRQISLESRRLAAGNHQLIQQLVAGNHQLAAENRHLILESTQLAAETRQLVLEIHHRINQLIRPLRGIWRRITPLRRLVAKLRGRI; encoded by the coding sequence TTGAACGCCGCGAAAAAACAGCGAGAATTGATGACGACCACTCTCTTCCCGACCAGCATGGCCACGGTGGAGCAACCACGGCCCCTCGGCGACCGCGTCGCCATTCTCACCAGGACCAAGAACCGCCCGATCCTGCTGGCACGCGCCCTGGCCAGCATCCTGAGCCAGACGCACCAGAACTGGCATCTGTATCTGGTGAACGACGGCGGTGAAACGGACGCCGTCAATGAATTGGTCGACACGTACCGGACATCATTCGCCGGCCGCCTGACCCTTATCCACCATGACCGAAGCCTTGGCATGGAGGCCGCGTCGAATGCCGGCCTGGGCGTGGCGGAAGGGGACTTCATCGTCGTGCATGACGATGACGACTCCTGGCACCCGGATTTCCTGGAGACCACGACCACCTTCCTCAACGCCCCGGCGAACACCCGTTACGCCGCCGTCCTGACGAACTGCGAAGTCATCGTCGAACGCATTGAGGACGATCGCGTCCTGGAGGAAGAACGCCGTCCCTGGGGCCACTGGCAGCCCCATGTCGACCTCACCTATCTGCTGACCAGGAACTCCTCCCCCCCCATCTGCCTGCTGATCCGAAAGTCCGTCGCCGACCTCATCGGCCCCTACAACGCGGCACTGCCGGTGCTGGGCGATTGGGATTACACCCTGCGCATCCTGATGGTTGGCGATATCGCCACCATCAATGAACCCCTTGCCTACTATCATCACCGCTTCAAGACGGACGCCGATTTCTACGGCAATTCCGTGCATGCCGGGTTGGACCAGCATCAGCTTTACGACGTGCTGTATCGCAACAGCCTGGTGCGGCCGCTGCTGCAAAAGGAACCGGGCCATATCGGCCTGCTGCACGTCCTGCTGCGGCAAGCGGATGACCGGCAGGCCCAGCTTTCCCAGCTGTTCAACCGGAACGCGGACTGGAGCCATAACCGGCACGTCGACCTGCAGCAGATGCTCAACCGGAACGCCGAGTGGAGCCACAACCGGTACGCCGACCTGCGGCAGGTACTCGACCGGAATGCCGACTGGAGCCACAACCGGCACATCGATCTGCAGAACCGGATCGTCCAGTTGGAAAGCCAGGCGGAGGAACTGCGGCAAATATCCCTGGAAAGCCGCCGGCTTGCGGCTGGCAACCATCAGCTGATCCAACAGCTGGTCGCGGGAAATCACCAGCTGGCCGCGGAAAACCGCCACCTGATCCTGGAAAGTACCCAGCTGGCCGCGGAAACGCGCCAGTTGGTCCTGGAGATCCACCACAGGATCAATCAATTGATCCGCCCCCTTCGCGGAATTTGGCGACGCATCACGCCGTTGCGACGCCTGGTCGCGAAACTGAGGGGCCGCATCTAG
- a CDS encoding GSCFA domain-containing protein encodes MDGTAVERGGTNPYDRLPVTAFWRPAVAQAHFADVGPLWRPKTLLTADQRVATFGSCFAQHIGRALRKRGFQWLNTEPAPVTLSAESRKKYNYDVFTCRTGNIYTPSLLLQWTRWALRDERVPAEVWERGGRVHDPFRPAVEPGGFDTAEEMMRLRGLTIRAFGEAIRSADCFVFTLGLTESWWNADGGYEYPACPGTIAGDFDAAAHAFRNLSFNEIRDALTGAFDLMRAANPNIRFILTVSPVPLVATNSGSHVLVATMESKSILRAVAGEMARQHPDVDYFPSYEIINSPAARGAFFEPNLRSVSAMGVDCVMGHFFRDPAASGPSADARVEPAAAADLTPTPSDVACEEELLEAFLPRP; translated from the coding sequence ATGGACGGCACGGCAGTGGAACGCGGTGGGACCAACCCCTATGACCGTTTGCCCGTCACCGCTTTCTGGCGGCCGGCCGTGGCGCAAGCGCATTTCGCCGACGTCGGCCCGTTGTGGCGTCCCAAGACCCTCCTCACGGCGGACCAAAGGGTGGCGACCTTCGGTTCCTGTTTCGCCCAGCACATCGGGCGGGCTTTGAGGAAGCGCGGCTTCCAATGGCTCAATACCGAACCCGCGCCGGTGACGCTGTCGGCCGAATCCCGCAAGAAATACAATTATGACGTCTTCACCTGCCGCACGGGGAACATCTATACGCCGTCCCTGCTGCTGCAATGGACGCGCTGGGCCCTGCGGGACGAACGGGTGCCGGCGGAGGTCTGGGAACGGGGTGGTCGGGTCCACGACCCGTTCCGTCCCGCGGTGGAACCGGGCGGGTTCGACACCGCTGAAGAGATGATGCGCCTGCGCGGCCTTACCATCCGCGCGTTCGGCGAAGCGATCCGGTCCGCCGATTGTTTCGTGTTCACCCTCGGGCTGACGGAAAGCTGGTGGAACGCCGATGGCGGTTATGAGTACCCGGCCTGCCCAGGCACCATCGCCGGCGATTTCGACGCCGCCGCGCACGCGTTTCGCAACCTGTCTTTCAACGAAATCAGGGATGCGCTGACCGGCGCCTTCGACCTGATGCGGGCGGCCAACCCCAACATCCGTTTCATCCTCACCGTGTCGCCAGTGCCTCTGGTGGCGACCAATTCCGGCAGTCACGTCCTGGTCGCGACCATGGAGTCGAAATCCATCCTGCGCGCGGTCGCGGGGGAAATGGCGCGCCAGCACCCCGATGTCGATTATTTCCCCTCGTACGAGATCATCAACAGCCCCGCGGCGCGTGGCGCCTTTTTCGAGCCGAATTTGCGTTCCGTGTCCGCCATGGGCGTTGATTGCGTCATGGGGCATTTCTTCCGCGATCCGGCGGCGTCCGGACCGTCGGCTGACGCAAGGGTGGAACCGGCGGCGGCGGCCGACCTTACGCCGACACCCAGCGACGTAGCCTGTGAAGAAGAGCTGCTTGAGGCTTTTCTGCCGCGGCCGTGA
- a CDS encoding sterol desaturase family protein, translated as MAQKLAWGRSWHGRSYDLGRMTLADLWRAYLTYPAIQLYAALAVAAAVYAVVAPEGIAAGHWLAPLVAVVAVFFVYPMAWFFIHRYILHGRWLYRIKWTATLWKRIHFDHHQDPHLLEVLFGSPVNTLPTIAGVTMPIGYAIGGWPAAAAALSMGLFLTCTYEFIHCIQHLNYKPRNQFIQKLKRDHLIHHFHNEDTNLGIVSFTPDRIFGTYFASARDCPKSATVFNLGYDVEEARRYPWVMEATGAPPRDRPPSAFATSETRGTAS; from the coding sequence ATGGCACAGAAACTCGCCTGGGGCCGCAGTTGGCATGGGCGCAGTTACGACCTCGGCCGCATGACCCTGGCGGATCTTTGGCGCGCGTACCTGACCTATCCGGCGATCCAGCTGTACGCCGCGTTGGCCGTGGCCGCCGCGGTCTACGCCGTCGTGGCGCCGGAGGGCATCGCCGCCGGGCATTGGCTGGCGCCGCTGGTCGCCGTGGTGGCGGTCTTCTTCGTCTATCCCATGGCCTGGTTCTTCATCCACCGCTACATCCTGCACGGCCGCTGGCTGTACCGGATCAAGTGGACGGCCACCCTGTGGAAACGCATCCATTTCGACCACCACCAGGATCCCCATCTGCTGGAGGTGCTGTTCGGGTCGCCGGTGAACACCCTGCCGACCATCGCCGGCGTGACCATGCCCATCGGCTACGCCATCGGCGGCTGGCCTGCGGCGGCGGCGGCCTTGTCCATGGGGCTGTTCCTGACCTGCACCTATGAATTCATCCACTGCATCCAGCACCTGAACTACAAGCCCAGGAACCAGTTCATCCAGAAGCTGAAGCGCGATCACCTGATCCACCATTTTCATAATGAGGATACCAACCTGGGTATCGTCAGCTTCACCCCGGACCGGATTTTCGGCACCTATTTCGCCTCGGCACGGGACTGTCCGAAAAGCGCCACCGTCTTCAACCTGGGCTATGATGTGGAAGAGGCGCGCCGCTATCCCTGGGTGATGGAGGCGACGGGCGCGCCACCGCGCGACCGCCCGCCATCCGCCTTCGCCACGTCCGAGACCAGGGGTACCGCTTCGTGA
- a CDS encoding Stf0 family sulfotransferase: MSLDSWLSGFPADVQPRHSLVLATDERTGSELLCQLLGATGRLGRPSEYLNTSWMQRFIPDYPADVASQVAIAHRAGTTPNGCFSMKVHPWHIDRLLSEGTISHTFPTPTFVRLMRRDLLGQAISLHRARQTGRYHSHIQEERPAGFDAEAIGTTMRDLAANRARWDLYFARIGTSPLTVTYEELCADSFQVVHRVAAAMGETVDRTMVTSFTPIRRQADELSVEWRARYIHECGSVDRFDRL, translated from the coding sequence GTGTCCCTCGATTCCTGGCTGTCGGGCTTCCCCGCGGATGTCCAGCCCCGGCATTCCCTGGTCCTGGCAACCGATGAGCGGACGGGCAGCGAACTGCTATGCCAGTTGCTGGGGGCCACCGGCCGGCTGGGACGACCGTCGGAATACCTGAACACCAGCTGGATGCAGCGGTTCATCCCCGACTATCCGGCGGACGTCGCATCACAGGTCGCCATCGCCCACCGCGCCGGGACGACGCCCAACGGCTGTTTCTCCATGAAGGTACACCCCTGGCACATCGACCGGCTGCTGTCGGAAGGCACCATCTCCCACACCTTCCCCACCCCGACCTTCGTGCGACTGATGCGGCGGGACCTGCTGGGCCAGGCGATTTCGCTGCATCGCGCGCGGCAGACGGGCCGCTACCATTCCCATATCCAGGAAGAACGTCCCGCCGGGTTCGATGCCGAGGCCATCGGAACGACGATGCGGGACCTGGCGGCCAACCGGGCGCGATGGGACCTGTATTTCGCCCGCATCGGCACATCGCCCCTGACCGTCACCTATGAGGAATTGTGCGCGGATTCGTTCCAGGTGGTGCATCGTGTCGCCGCCGCCATGGGGGAGACGGTGGACCGGACGATGGTGACCAGCTTCACGCCGATCCGCAGACAGGCCGATGAATTGTCCGTGGAATGGCGCGCCCGCTATATCCATGAATGCGGCAGCGTTGATCGTTTCGACCGGCTGTAA
- a CDS encoding ABC-F family ATP-binding cassette domain-containing protein: MIRLENISKHNGHRILFMETSAALNRGEKVGLVGPNGAGKTTLFRMITGEELPDTGQVSVEKLVTIGYFNQDVGEMSGRSAVAEVMDGAGPISDVARELANLEAAMADPEQADQMDTIIERYGEVQARFDELGGYELEGKAREVLAGLSFSQEMMDKDVGMLSGGWKMRVALARILLMKPDAMLLDEPSNHLDLESLIWLEGFLKGYEGALLMTSHDREFMNRIVNKIIEIDGGALTSYSGDYVFYEQQRALNEKQQQAQFERQQAMLAKELKFIERFKARASHASQVQSRVKKLDKIERVEPPKRRQTVTFDFPPAPRSGDDVAVLKNVHKGYGSRTIYQGFDLTIRRKERWCVMGVNGAGKSTLLKLVAGADQPDTGTVQVGGSVKMGYFSQHAMELLDGERTVFEALEGNFPQANQGSLRTLAGCFGFSGDDVEKKCRVLSGGEKARLVMAIMLYNPPNFLVLDEPTNHLDLDTKQMLITALAAYEGTMLFVSHDRHFLATLSNRVLELTPEGIHQYGGGYTEYVARTGQEAPGLH; the protein is encoded by the coding sequence ATGATCCGCCTCGAAAACATCAGCAAGCACAACGGCCACCGCATCCTGTTCATGGAAACGTCGGCGGCGTTGAACCGGGGCGAGAAGGTCGGCCTGGTCGGTCCCAACGGTGCGGGCAAGACCACCCTGTTCCGCATGATCACGGGCGAGGAATTGCCGGACACCGGCCAGGTGTCGGTCGAGAAGCTGGTCACCATCGGCTATTTCAACCAGGATGTCGGTGAAATGTCCGGCCGTAGCGCCGTGGCGGAGGTGATGGACGGCGCCGGCCCGATCAGCGACGTGGCGCGGGAACTGGCCAACCTGGAGGCGGCTATGGCCGACCCCGAGCAGGCCGACCAGATGGACACCATCATCGAACGCTATGGCGAGGTGCAGGCGCGCTTCGACGAACTGGGCGGCTATGAGCTGGAGGGCAAGGCGCGCGAAGTGCTGGCCGGCCTCAGCTTCAGCCAGGAGATGATGGACAAGGACGTCGGCATGCTGTCCGGCGGCTGGAAGATGCGCGTGGCGCTGGCCCGCATCCTGCTGATGAAACCCGACGCCATGCTACTGGACGAACCCAGCAACCATCTGGACCTCGAAAGCCTGATCTGGCTGGAGGGCTTCCTGAAGGGGTATGAGGGTGCCCTGCTGATGACCTCGCACGACCGGGAATTCATGAACCGGATCGTCAACAAGATCATCGAGATCGATGGCGGGGCGCTGACCAGCTATTCCGGCGACTATGTCTTTTACGAACAGCAGCGGGCGCTGAACGAAAAGCAGCAGCAGGCGCAGTTCGAACGGCAGCAGGCCATGCTGGCCAAGGAACTGAAGTTCATCGAGCGCTTCAAGGCCCGCGCCTCGCACGCCAGCCAGGTGCAGAGCCGGGTGAAGAAGCTGGACAAGATCGAGCGGGTGGAACCGCCCAAGCGCCGCCAGACCGTGACCTTCGACTTCCCGCCCGCGCCACGCTCCGGCGACGACGTCGCGGTCCTGAAGAACGTGCACAAGGGGTACGGCAGCCGCACCATCTATCAGGGCTTCGACCTCACCATCCGCCGCAAGGAACGCTGGTGCGTCATGGGCGTCAACGGCGCCGGCAAGTCGACGCTGCTGAAACTGGTGGCGGGGGCGGACCAGCCGGACACCGGCACCGTCCAGGTCGGCGGCAGCGTCAAGATGGGCTATTTCTCCCAGCACGCCATGGAACTGCTGGATGGCGAGCGCACGGTGTTCGAGGCGCTGGAGGGCAACTTCCCGCAGGCCAACCAGGGATCGTTGCGCACCCTGGCCGGGTGTTTCGGCTTCTCCGGCGACGATGTGGAAAAGAAGTGCCGCGTCCTGTCGGGTGGCGAGAAGGCGCGGCTGGTCATGGCCATCATGCTGTACAACCCGCCCAACTTCCTGGTGCTGGACGAGCCGACCAACCATCTGGACCTGGACACCAAGCAGATGCTGATCACGGCGCTGGCGGCCTACGAGGGCACCATGCTGTTCGTGTCCCACGACCGGCATTTCCTGGCGACGCTGTCCAACCGGGTGCTGGAACTGACGCCGGAGGGCATCCACCAGTACGGCGGCGGCTACACCGAATATGTGGCGCGCACCGGACAGGAAGCGCCGGGTCTGCACTGA
- a CDS encoding ferritin family protein, with amino-acid sequence MPLLRQEPAAAVASMDELLTIALMLEEEAARRYLALADHHSGTPELATLFQTLAEEEKRHADALAQGARHLSRHQPQAADILWRLPPEIAASWDAVKDSALLSPYTALSIAVRNEERTFAFYSYIAAHAATPEIARQAEALAQEELNHAARLRQVRRLAFHRERGTRPPLPTAADAQALRALAETIEAEIAVALTQAPQAARQAAERAVDIYAHALGQMADEGGIDLARDLLKAAVIRLGSLNDAAP; translated from the coding sequence ATGCCTTTGCTCCGGCAAGAGCCGGCCGCCGCCGTCGCATCCATGGACGAATTGCTGACCATCGCCCTGATGCTGGAGGAGGAAGCCGCCCGGCGCTATCTGGCGCTGGCGGACCACCACAGCGGCACGCCGGAATTGGCGACCCTGTTCCAGACCCTGGCGGAAGAGGAAAAGCGGCACGCCGACGCCCTGGCCCAGGGTGCGCGGCACCTGTCGCGGCACCAACCGCAGGCGGCCGACATCCTGTGGCGCCTGCCGCCGGAGATCGCCGCGTCGTGGGACGCGGTCAAGGACAGCGCCCTGCTCAGCCCCTACACCGCCCTGTCCATCGCCGTGCGCAATGAAGAGCGGACCTTCGCCTTCTACAGCTATATCGCCGCCCACGCCGCGACGCCCGAGATCGCACGACAGGCGGAGGCGCTGGCGCAGGAGGAACTGAACCACGCCGCCCGCCTGCGACAGGTCCGCCGGCTGGCCTTCCATCGGGAACGCGGCACGCGCCCGCCCCTGCCCACGGCCGCCGACGCCCAAGCCTTGCGCGCCCTGGCCGAGACGATTGAGGCCGAAATCGCCGTGGCACTGACCCAGGCGCCGCAGGCCGCACGGCAGGCGGCGGAGCGTGCCGTCGATATCTATGCCCATGCCCTGGGCCAGATGGCGGACGAGGGTGGCATCGACCTGGCGCGCGACCTGCTGAAGGCGGCCGTCATCCGCCTGGGGTCGCTGAACGATGCGGCCCCTTAA
- a CDS encoding dATP pyrophosphohydrolase has translation MSSVEIIPVAGSALLDRFIRLPERLHKDDPHYIAPLHMERKDALTPKNPFFGFADVQFWLARKDGRDVGRISAQVDRHALERNPDAPGQFGMIAAEDDPQIIKALVDTAADWLRARGMKRMQGPFNLNINEEIGLLVDGFDTPPMLLMGHDKAYLGPRLEEQGFAREKDVLAYLYDITQELPAGARRLIDRPLPKGLIVRSLDFKRYDDEIRAVTSIFNDAWQDNWGFVPLTEIETDHLAKSLKPLLHADLVRFVELNGEPVGFIVCLPNLNEAIRGLDGKLLPFGWAKLLWRMKVSGLKTARVPLMGVRKSASQGVIGSLLPFLLIDAVRKSAAEKGFQQIELSWILEDNLPMRRINESLGGVAYKTYRLYDKAL, from the coding sequence GTGAGTTCGGTCGAGATCATTCCGGTCGCGGGCAGCGCCCTGCTGGACCGCTTCATCCGGCTGCCGGAACGGCTGCATAAGGACGATCCCCACTACATCGCGCCGCTGCATATGGAGCGGAAGGACGCGCTGACGCCCAAGAACCCCTTCTTCGGTTTCGCCGATGTCCAGTTCTGGCTGGCGCGCAAGGACGGCCGGGACGTGGGGCGCATCAGCGCCCAGGTCGACCGCCACGCGCTGGAGCGCAACCCCGACGCCCCCGGCCAGTTCGGCATGATCGCGGCCGAGGACGATCCCCAGATCATCAAGGCGCTGGTGGATACCGCCGCCGACTGGCTGCGCGCGCGTGGCATGAAGCGCATGCAGGGCCCGTTCAACCTCAACATCAATGAGGAGATCGGGCTGCTGGTCGATGGCTTCGATACGCCGCCCATGCTGCTGATGGGCCACGACAAAGCCTATCTGGGCCCGCGGCTGGAGGAACAGGGCTTCGCCCGGGAAAAGGACGTCCTGGCCTACCTCTACGACATCACCCAGGAATTGCCCGCCGGCGCGCGGCGCCTGATCGACCGGCCCCTGCCCAAGGGCCTGATCGTGCGGTCCCTGGACTTCAAGCGCTATGACGACGAGATCCGGGCCGTCACCTCCATCTTCAACGATGCCTGGCAGGACAATTGGGGTTTCGTTCCCCTGACGGAGATCGAGACAGACCATTTGGCCAAGTCGCTGAAGCCCCTGCTGCATGCCGACCTGGTGCGCTTTGTCGAATTGAACGGCGAGCCCGTCGGTTTTATCGTCTGCCTGCCCAACCTGAACGAGGCCATCCGTGGCCTGGACGGCAAGCTGCTGCCCTTCGGCTGGGCCAAGCTGCTGTGGCGCATGAAGGTATCAGGGCTCAAGACCGCACGCGTGCCGCTGATGGGCGTCCGCAAGTCGGCCTCGCAAGGGGTGATCGGCAGCCTGCTGCCCTTCCTGCTGATCGACGCGGTGCGCAAGTCGGCGGCGGAGAAGGGGTTCCAGCAGATCGAGCTGTCCTGGATCCTGGAGGACAACCTGCCCATGCGCCGCATCAACGAAAGCCTGGGCGGCGTCGCCTACAAGACCTACCGCTTGTACGACAAGGCGCTTTGA
- a CDS encoding class I SAM-dependent methyltransferase, whose protein sequence is MHDITTNVTLYDEAFYASQAPGSARSAAIILGHLFQWLQPRRVADVGCGVATWLRIAQALGASEVAGFDGDYVDRATLQIAPDAFYPTALDRELPRDKLPPGSAPFDLVISMEVVEHLPHDRGEAFITGLTQLGDTILFGAAIPFQGGTGHINELWAEYWAVHFRAKGYLCFDALRPLIWQQEGVDWWYAQNSLIFARPDSVAARVLPRESLRENGPLSFVHPKSFLTQVLYNFRTHRAAARGVEERDYDAGVQAWRSGASRPPQLTAPMMAEEAPHGSIAVFPATRMEQHEPEALAATKEAALQAALAETRALAHELAAMRHRALIAEAKVAALESSSSWRITAPIRKIASVLKNRSH, encoded by the coding sequence ATGCATGACATAACAACAAACGTCACCCTGTATGACGAAGCGTTTTATGCCAGCCAGGCCCCCGGAAGCGCCCGATCGGCCGCAATCATTCTTGGGCATCTTTTCCAGTGGCTCCAGCCCAGGCGGGTGGCTGATGTCGGTTGCGGAGTCGCCACTTGGCTTCGGATCGCGCAGGCCCTTGGCGCATCGGAGGTCGCGGGCTTCGACGGTGATTACGTTGACCGGGCGACGCTGCAAATCGCGCCGGACGCCTTTTACCCGACGGCCCTGGACCGGGAATTGCCCAGGGACAAGCTACCGCCCGGCAGCGCCCCTTTCGACCTGGTCATCTCAATGGAGGTCGTGGAGCATCTGCCCCATGACCGCGGGGAAGCGTTCATCACCGGACTGACCCAGTTGGGCGACACCATTCTGTTCGGCGCGGCCATCCCCTTCCAGGGGGGGACGGGGCACATCAACGAACTATGGGCCGAATATTGGGCCGTTCATTTTCGGGCGAAAGGCTATCTTTGCTTCGATGCCCTGCGCCCGCTGATCTGGCAGCAGGAAGGGGTCGACTGGTGGTATGCCCAGAACTCATTGATCTTCGCCCGTCCCGACTCCGTTGCAGCGCGGGTCCTGCCTCGCGAAAGTTTGCGGGAAAACGGGCCGTTGAGTTTCGTGCACCCCAAAAGCTTCCTGACGCAGGTTCTCTATAATTTTCGCACCCATCGCGCCGCCGCGCGCGGCGTGGAGGAGCGGGACTACGATGCCGGCGTCCAGGCATGGCGGTCGGGCGCCTCACGGCCACCGCAATTGACTGCCCCGATGATGGCCGAGGAGGCGCCGCACGGCTCCATCGCGGTCTTTCCAGCAACCCGCATGGAACAGCATGAACCGGAGGCCCTGGCCGCCACCAAGGAAGCGGCGTTGCAGGCGGCGCTTGCCGAAACGCGGGCTTTGGCACACGAACTGGCGGCGATGCGGCACCGGGCATTGATAGCCGAGGCCAAGGTCGCCGCACTGGAATCCTCGTCTTCTTGGCGGATCACCGCCCCGATCCGCAAGATCGCATCAGTTCTGAAAAATCGATCCCACTGA